One window of Anaerolineales bacterium genomic DNA carries:
- a CDS encoding AAA-like domain-containing protein, with product MATHRLTGGTFSVGDLVNPYIAGAPVTEQRMFFGREDIFQWIENSITGQYADHILVIHGQRRVGKTSVLKQLGNRLPQRYIPVFFDLQGRTHTTLDRFLWWLAREIVRVLKQDHDIDLPIPDRDDFTRDVEFFENRFLPDLKPVLTDKTLLLTFDEFDNLEESEVKEELARPLVDYLRRLMGYANLNFIFSIGSSGRKLENMQAAYTEFFKSALYKKISFLNEEQTRHLITRPVEGLLRYDDKAVERIFSLASGHPYFTQLTCHELFARCQRTKQRHIAVEDVEAVLDDVIERGTVNLKFVWDEASDIEKWSLAGLADLDQADSRALADYLRRNRVRFSESDLTSGLLHLREKDILTFDNSFVIQLMRRWLQKNRPIEQVREELTEVNPIANRYIEIGLEFKDASLFDKAIESFHQALEIANDNIQAQVNIALTYMDQKLYGKAVVEFEKTLALDDEDVSARAGLCEAHLALGDLALTRGRERDAALSYQRVLAINAEHTEARGRMADIARQRAEKALTDGKDEEAFSAFAEALKYTPEDEALSIRFEEVKKERREKVLSTLLARAEKELTAKNWDSAIRILQEGLQLSAEDERFKKRIATAKENQRAAKLESCLARASHAEQAGKWEAAAAALQEYLSIEADQPQVQGRLEKARGKIREIELSELRERARSFARSERWDESLTAWDAVLVQEPTDLLARSEREAVEKSRGLSKSYAEAQSAFAKKDYDKAIALFKNIVMEDSDYKEATRLLAESVELRRTVRKWWQSRWALGGVAIITLLIGAWLLVRFGLPLFTAQPASPIGSEPAIANPLPASPPSVTLVPTASPTPLPLKWTRLNSGQFLPRMNVKAIVVDPADSGVIYVGTETSGIYKSIDGGISWQPSHKGLEQASIAKLVIDPQDSNILYVSSANGIYKTIDGGRNWNLLYPIEGSRNLTMDSQNHEHLYFVDGDFYRESNYLYQTMNGGETWDKLQTPTCPSSFANLNLLPENADTLFLTFTSYFEINECNQGVYISENGGQTWNFTPANLEGIDQLRILNIQTQPVEIIYRSIRISEQSFILYKSLDRGQTWSLILNNRCFAITIDPTNPEKLFCGADGQLMLTEDGGKTWSSALETDGWLVAIAFSSNAIFVGEMMGNGLYISDDGGREWKEQNSGMGGIYFNLHVNFAQSSNWYAEEEAGVFHSSDLGQTWDLVDDRGWLTALGSDGNTIYRLGGNGILRSKDAGKTWVELALPSKDTVSGIATLSQQPETVLALRRNGYYISTDGGATWDASFENAWEQIPFDGTSNPKLYSDSTRQQFYVIGTNGNTEFLHSEDGGRKWDICAPIDASFMFSSSNLSIDPMDKQRLIVATERGVFFSTDGCRSWRAINDGLKSLYVNSVAIDPNKPDTLYTGTDSGAYVSFNGGETWNEVNDGLLGATVVYSIAVDKESNVYAATPYGIFKLEGK from the coding sequence TTGGCAACACACCGTCTCACGGGAGGGACGTTTTCTGTGGGCGATCTGGTAAATCCCTACATTGCGGGGGCACCTGTCACCGAGCAACGCATGTTCTTCGGTCGTGAGGATATTTTCCAATGGATCGAGAACAGCATCACCGGGCAGTACGCAGACCATATACTTGTCATTCACGGACAGCGCCGGGTGGGGAAAACTTCCGTTCTCAAACAATTGGGCAACCGGTTGCCCCAACGCTACATCCCCGTCTTCTTCGATTTGCAGGGTCGCACGCATACCACGCTCGACCGCTTTCTTTGGTGGCTCGCACGTGAGATCGTCCGCGTGCTCAAGCAGGATCATGATATCGATCTGCCCATCCCGGACAGGGACGATTTCACACGCGACGTTGAGTTCTTTGAAAACCGCTTCCTGCCGGACCTCAAGCCTGTCCTGACCGATAAGACCCTTCTCCTCACTTTTGACGAATTCGACAACCTCGAGGAAAGCGAAGTAAAGGAAGAGTTGGCACGTCCGTTGGTGGATTATCTGCGCCGGCTGATGGGGTATGCGAACTTGAACTTCATTTTCTCCATCGGCTCGTCGGGGCGGAAATTGGAAAACATGCAGGCGGCATATACAGAATTTTTCAAGTCCGCACTGTATAAAAAAATCAGCTTCCTGAACGAGGAACAGACCCGTCACCTCATTACCCGCCCGGTCGAAGGCTTGTTGAGATATGACGACAAAGCTGTCGAGCGGATCTTCAGCCTCGCCTCCGGGCATCCCTATTTCACACAGCTCACCTGTCATGAACTTTTCGCCCGCTGTCAACGCACAAAGCAGCGTCACATTGCCGTTGAGGATGTGGAAGCCGTCCTGGATGATGTGATCGAACGCGGGACCGTCAATCTGAAATTCGTTTGGGATGAAGCTTCCGATATCGAAAAATGGAGTTTAGCCGGGCTTGCAGATCTGGATCAAGCAGACTCCCGCGCTCTAGCAGATTATCTCCGCAGGAACCGTGTGCGCTTTAGCGAATCAGACTTAACATCTGGTTTGCTTCACCTGCGGGAGAAGGACATCCTAACGTTTGATAATAGCTTTGTCATCCAGCTAATGCGGCGCTGGCTGCAAAAGAACCGTCCCATCGAACAAGTGCGCGAAGAGTTGACCGAAGTCAACCCGATCGCGAATCGCTATATTGAGATCGGTCTCGAATTCAAGGATGCAAGCCTGTTCGATAAAGCCATCGAAAGTTTCCATCAGGCGCTCGAGATCGCGAACGACAACATCCAGGCGCAGGTCAACATCGCATTGACGTACATGGATCAAAAACTGTACGGGAAGGCTGTGGTCGAATTCGAAAAGACGCTGGCATTGGACGATGAAGACGTCTCGGCTCGTGCCGGGCTTTGCGAGGCTCATCTCGCGCTCGGCGACCTGGCGTTAACCAGGGGGCGCGAAAGGGATGCGGCGCTTTCCTATCAGCGTGTGCTGGCAATCAATGCCGAACATACCGAGGCACGCGGACGCATGGCGGATATCGCGCGTCAGCGCGCCGAGAAAGCGTTGACCGACGGTAAGGACGAGGAAGCCTTCTCCGCGTTTGCAGAGGCGTTGAAATACACGCCGGAAGACGAAGCGTTGTCAATTCGCTTTGAGGAAGTGAAAAAAGAGCGGCGGGAAAAAGTCCTTTCCACATTGTTGGCGCGGGCAGAAAAGGAACTCACCGCAAAGAACTGGGATTCCGCCATCCGTATATTACAGGAGGGTTTGCAACTCTCGGCTGAGGATGAACGCTTCAAGAAAAGGATCGCAACCGCAAAAGAGAATCAACGCGCCGCAAAGCTGGAGTCCTGTCTGGCTCGCGCGTCGCATGCGGAACAGGCTGGTAAATGGGAGGCGGCTGCCGCGGCATTGCAGGAATACCTGTCCATTGAGGCAGATCAACCGCAAGTGCAGGGCAGGCTAGAGAAGGCGCGCGGCAAAATACGTGAGATCGAACTGAGTGAGTTGCGCGAAAGAGCGCGAAGTTTCGCCCGCTCTGAGCGCTGGGACGAGTCACTAACAGCGTGGGACGCTGTCCTTGTGCAGGAACCAACTGACTTGTTGGCGCGAAGTGAAAGAGAGGCGGTTGAAAAAAGCCGTGGGCTTTCAAAGTCGTATGCGGAGGCGCAATCTGCATTCGCAAAGAAGGATTACGATAAGGCGATCGCGCTTTTCAAGAACATCGTCATGGAAGATTCGGATTACAAGGAGGCGACCCGCCTATTGGCGGAGTCTGTCGAATTGCGCCGCACGGTACGCAAATGGTGGCAAAGTCGGTGGGCGTTGGGCGGAGTCGCGATCATAACTTTACTTATTGGTGCGTGGCTCCTGGTCCGTTTTGGGTTGCCATTGTTTACGGCACAGCCTGCATCCCCGATTGGATCAGAACCTGCCATTGCAAACCCATTGCCTGCATCCCCGCCTTCTGTGACATTGGTTCCAACTGCCTCCCCCACTCCCCTACCGCTGAAATGGACGCGGTTGAATTCGGGGCAGTTTTTACCGCGGATGAATGTGAAAGCCATTGTAGTGGATCCCGCGGACTCAGGCGTTATCTATGTTGGTACCGAAACATCAGGTATTTATAAATCAATCGATGGCGGCATATCGTGGCAGCCGTCTCATAAAGGACTGGAACAGGCAAGCATTGCGAAGTTGGTGATCGATCCACAAGATTCAAACATTCTCTATGTGAGCTCAGCAAACGGAATCTACAAGACAATCGATGGCGGCCGCAACTGGAATTTGCTCTATCCAATTGAAGGCTCCCGTAATCTCACCATGGATTCTCAAAATCACGAACACCTCTATTTTGTGGACGGCGATTTTTATCGTGAATCCAATTATTTATACCAAACAATGAATGGCGGTGAGACATGGGATAAATTACAAACGCCTACCTGCCCGAGTTCATTTGCCAATCTGAATTTACTTCCTGAAAATGCGGACACTCTATTCCTCACTTTTACATCCTATTTTGAAATCAACGAGTGTAATCAGGGAGTCTATATATCCGAGAATGGCGGCCAGACCTGGAATTTCACCCCTGCAAATCTTGAAGGAATAGATCAACTGAGAATTCTCAACATTCAAACCCAGCCGGTCGAAATAATTTACAGGTCAATACGGATCAGTGAACAATCCTTTATCCTTTACAAATCCCTAGATCGGGGACAAACCTGGTCGTTGATATTGAACAACCGATGCTTTGCCATAACTATTGATCCAACCAATCCGGAAAAGTTATTCTGCGGCGCCGATGGACAACTCATGCTTACAGAGGATGGCGGAAAAACATGGTCATCCGCGCTTGAGACGGACGGCTGGCTTGTCGCAATAGCATTTTCATCGAACGCCATATTTGTGGGTGAAATGATGGGGAACGGCCTGTATATATCAGATGATGGCGGCAGGGAGTGGAAAGAGCAAAACAGCGGGATGGGTGGCATCTATTTCAACTTGCACGTTAATTTTGCGCAAAGTTCAAACTGGTATGCCGAAGAAGAGGCAGGGGTGTTTCATTCCAGTGACCTTGGTCAGACCTGGGATCTGGTTGACGATCGCGGATGGCTTACGGCATTAGGAAGTGACGGAAATACAATTTATCGGCTTGGAGGAAACGGTATCCTTCGCTCAAAAGATGCTGGAAAAACATGGGTGGAACTGGCCTTACCGTCGAAGGACACTGTTTCAGGTATCGCAACTTTATCTCAACAACCGGAGACTGTTCTTGCTCTTAGAAGAAATGGTTATTATATATCTACAGATGGCGGAGCAACGTGGGATGCTTCATTCGAAAACGCATGGGAACAAATACCATTCGATGGTACAAGTAATCCAAAGCTCTATTCGGACAGCACGCGGCAGCAGTTTTATGTAATCGGTACAAATGGCAATACAGAATTTTTGCACTCCGAGGACGGGGGCAGGAAATGGGATATTTGCGCGCCTATAGACGCATCCTTTATGTTCTCTTCATCAAACTTATCCATTGATCCAATGGATAAGCAACGGCTCATCGTAGCGACAGAGAGAGGCGTATTTTTCAGCACAGACGGGTGTCGCTCTTGGCGGGCCATTAACGATGGCTTGAAAAGTCTATATGTAAATTCTGTAGCCATTGATCCCAACAAACCCGATACACTCTATACAGGCACCGACAGCGGCGCGTATGTCTCTTTCAATGGCGGTGAAACCTGGAACGAGGTCAACGACGGACTGCTCGGCGCGACGGTGGTGTATTCCATCGCTGTTGATAAAGAAAGCAACGTCTACGCCGCGACGCCTTATGGCATATTCAAGCTGGAGGGGAAATGA